TTTTAACTATCGGTCCGGGAGCCGAACTTTACGATAAGTTTGGGCATAGTGCTTTCAGAATACAAGACACTTTAAATGAAGTTGACGTAGTTTTTAATTACGGGAAGTTCGATTTCGACACGCCCAATTTTTATACAAAATTCGCACAGGGAAAATTGCTTTACGAGCTGGGAGTTAATTATTATCAGCCATTTTACAATAGCTATGTCGCCCAAAACCGTTGGATAAAAGAACAGACCCTCAACCTCAACTATGCCGAAAAGCAGGCTGTTTCAGACTTTTTGTGGAACAACGCTAAGCCAGAAAACAAAAAGTATAAATACGATTTCTTTTATGACAATTGTGCCACCAAGATTCGCGACGTGGTGCAGATTGTACTTGGCGATAAGTTGGAATTTAAGGAAGATCATATAAAAGAAGAATTGAGTTTCCGCGAACTTATTCAGCAAAATCTCAACGCCAATACGTGGGGCAGTATGGGCATAGACATTGCGCTTGGTGCGGTTATAGACAGAAAAGCACGTCCAATAGAGTATCAATTTTTACCCGATTACGTATTTGCAGGCGCTGAAAATGCTGTTATCCATAGAAATGAAGAAACCGAGAATTTGGTAAAGGAAACAACCGTACTTTTTGATAACGACCCTAGCTCCCCAGAAAATATATTTTTAACCAGTCCGCTATTTATACTGGGATTATTAGGGGGATTAATCGTTTTTAAAACCTACCTCGACTATAAAAGAAACTCTCGAAGCCGATATTTAGATACGGCCATATTTACATTTACAGGGCTCGTGGGCGTACTGTTGTTGCTACTCTGGTTTGCAACAGATCATACTGCCACCGCCAATAATTACAATCTATTATGGGCGTTTCCAATTTCTCTATTTTTAGTGTTTGCAATTTCTAAAAAACGAGTCTCCGTTAAACTGAAGCGTTATGTACTGCTGTTAATCCTGCTCTTGGTGCTATTAACCATACATTGGATAACAGGGGTACAAGTATTCGCAATCGCGTTACTACCTTTATTGATAGCCTTGGCCATACGCTATGTGTGGCTGATGTATTTTATTGCAGCACAAACCTCAGCAGA
This region of Aequorivita marisscotiae genomic DNA includes:
- a CDS encoding DUF4105 domain-containing protein, which produces MPLSETSEISILTIGPGAELYDKFGHSAFRIQDTLNEVDVVFNYGKFDFDTPNFYTKFAQGKLLYELGVNYYQPFYNSYVAQNRWIKEQTLNLNYAEKQAVSDFLWNNAKPENKKYKYDFFYDNCATKIRDVVQIVLGDKLEFKEDHIKEELSFRELIQQNLNANTWGSMGIDIALGAVIDRKARPIEYQFLPDYVFAGAENAVIHRNEETENLVKETTVLFDNDPSSPENIFLTSPLFILGLLGGLIVFKTYLDYKRNSRSRYLDTAIFTFTGLVGVLLLLLWFATDHTATANNYNLLWAFPISLFLVFAISKKRVSVKLKRYVLLLILLLVLLTIHWITGVQVFAIALLPLLIALAIRYVWLMYFIAAQTSADSEIR